In a genomic window of Magnolia sinica isolate HGM2019 chromosome 16, MsV1, whole genome shotgun sequence:
- the LOC131229563 gene encoding protein LIKE COV 1-like isoform X1 gives MAGTREWEKDRELLIPVGENIEDGGSKPPLATTSSSSSSHLAGREAFSKVIRSWTSKKFVSGCVILFPLAVTFYITWWFICFVDGFFSPIYAHLGINVFGLGFLTSITFIFLVGVFMSSWLGASVLGLGELFIKKMPLICHIYAAFKQISAAISPDETSQAFKEVAIIRHPRIGEYAFGFITSNVIIQRNASEEELCCVYIPTNHLYIGDIFLINPKDIIRPNLSVREGLEIVISGGMSVPQILSTVDVRSVLGDRGRVVKSPKFPGAID, from the exons atggctggTACGAGAGAGTGGGAGAAAGATCGAGAGCTTCTCATTCCCGTGGGAGAAAATATAGAAGATGGAGGATCTAAACCTCCATTGGCTAcaacctcttcttcttcttcttcccatcttGCAGGCAGAGAG GCATTTTCTAAAGTAATTCGGAGCTGGACCTCAAAAAAGTTCGTTTCTGGATG TGTCATTCTGTTTCCTCTAGCCGTAACATTTTACATCACCTGgtggttcatttgttttgtggaCGGCTTCTTTTCCCCAATCTATGCTCATCTTGGGATCAATGTATTTG GTCTAGGATTCCTCACTTCAATTACCTTCATCTTCTTGGTGGGTGTGTTCATGTCGTCGTGGTTGGGAGCTTCTGTTCTTGGTCTCGGAGAATTGTTTATTAAGAAAATGCCACTCATATGTCATATCTATGCTGCCTTTAAGCAAATTAGCGCCGCAATATCACCAG ATGAGACTTCTCAAGCCTTCAAGGAAGTGGCCATAATAAGGCATCCACGCATCGGTGAATATGCATTCGGCTTCATCACATCTAATGTAATCATTCAGAGGAATGCCAGTGAAGAGGAGCTTTGCTGTGTTTATATACCCACCAACCACCTCTACATCGGAGACATCTTTCTCATCAATCCAAAGGATATTATCAGGCCAAACTTGTCTGTTCGAGAAGGGCTTG AAATAGTTATTTCGGGGGGCATGTCAGTACCCCAAATCTTGTCTACGGTGGACGTACGGTCAGTTTTAGGAGACCGTGGAAGAGTTGTTAAGAGTCCAAAATTCCCTGGTGCAATAGACTAA
- the LOC131229810 gene encoding glucose-6-phosphate isomerase, cytosolic, which translates to MASSTLISDTEPWKDLKGHAEDIKKTHLRDLMSDAERCKSMMVEFDGLLLDSSQQHACQETMEKLFKLAEAAHLKQKINSMYNGERINKTENRSVLHVALRAPRDAVIYSDGKNVVPDVWKVLDKINEFTERIRSGSWVGATGKALKDVIAVGIGGSFLGPLFVHTALQTDPEAAGCAKGRQLRFLANVDPIDVAQSITGLNPATTLVVVVSKTFTTAETMLNARTLREWISSALGPQAVSKHMVAVSTNLMLVEKFGIDPNNAFAFWDWVGGRYSVCSAVGVLPLSLQYGFSVVQKFLKGASSIDDHFHSAPFENNIPVLLGLLSVWNVSFLGYPARAILPYSQALEKLAPHIQQVSMESNGKGVSIDGVPLPFEAGEIDFGEPGTNGQHSFYQLIHQGRVIPCDFIGVMKSQQPVYLKGEVVSNHDELMSNFFAQPDALAYGKTPEELLSENVPDYLIPHKTFSGNRPSLSLLLPSLNAYNIGQLLAIYEHRIAVQGFVWGINSFDQWGVELGKSLASRVRKRLHLSRTKGEAVEGFNFSTTALITKYLEAETGITLTESTQLPKI; encoded by the exons ATGGCTTCTTCCACTCTCATCAGTGACACAGAGCCATGGAAGGACTTAAAG GGTCATGCCGAGGATATCAAAAAGACACACTTACGTGATCTGATGAGCGATGCTGAACGGTGCAAGTCAATGATGGT TGAGTTTGATGGGTTACTGCTGGACTCTTCTCAGCAGCATGCCTGTCAAGAAACCATGGAAAAGCTCTTTAAACTGGCGGAG GCTGCTCATCTTAAGCAGAAGATCAACAGCATGTACAATGGAGAACGG ATAAACAAAACTGAGAATAGGTCAGTGCTTCATGTGGCTCTgcgagctccaagggatgcagtTATCTACAGTGATGGGAAGAATGTGGTCCCAGATGTGTGGAAAGTTCTGGACAAAATCAATGAGTTTACCGAGAGAATTCGCAGTGGCTCCTGG GTTGGTGCTACAGGAAAGGCATTAAAGGATGTTATTGCTGTAGGTATTGGTGGCAGCTTCTTGGGTCCCCTATTTGTACACACTGCTCTTCAAACAG ATCCAGAGGCTGCAGGATGTGCAAAAGGCCGCCAACTGCGATT TCTTGCAAATGTCGaccccattgatgttgctcaaagTATCACAGGGTTGAACCCTGCAACTACATTAG TTGTGGTGGTCTCGAAGACTTTTACAACAGCTGAAACTATGTTGAATGCTCGAACATTAAGGGAGTGGATCTCTTCTGCTCTGGG GCCTCAGGCTGTTTCAAAGCACATGGTGGCCGTCAGTACAAATCTCATG CTTGTAGAAAAGTTTGGGATAGATCCTAATAATGCCTTTGCATTCTGGGATTGGGTTGGAGGTCGCTATAGTG TTTGCAGTGCTGTGGGCGTGCTGCCTTTATCTCTTCAATATGGTTTCTCAGTTGTTCAGAA GTTTTTGAAAGGAGCTTCAAGCATTGATGACCATTTCCATTCTGCACCATTTGAGAATAACATACCT GTGCTCTTGGGCTTGTTGAGTGTATGGAACGTTTCGTTTTTGGGGTATCCTGCTAGA GCAATCTTACCATACTCACAGGCACTGGAGAAACTTGCTCCACACATTCAACAG GTTAGCATGGAGAGTAATGGGAAGGGCGTATCCATTGATGGTGTCCCACTTCCCTTTGAGGCTGGTGAAATTGATTTTGGTGAACCAGGCACAAATGGTCAGCATAGCTTTTACCAGCTAATCCATCAG GGGCGTGTTATTCCTTGTGATTTTATTGGTGTCATGAAGAGTCAACAGCCCGTGTACTTGAAAG GAGAAGTGGTTAGTAACCATGATGAgctcatgtcaaacttctttgcACAACCAGATGCTCTTGCGTATGGGAAG ACCCCAGAGGAGCTGCTAAGTGAGAATGTCCCTGACTATCTTATTCCTcacaag ACATTCTCTGGGAATCGGCCATCCCTCAGCCTTTTACTTCCTTCTCTAAATGCTTATAATATTGGACAG TTGTTGGCAATTTACGAGCATAGAATTGCGGTCCAAGGATTTGTATGGGGGATCAACTCCTTTGACCAGTGGGGTGTCGAGCTGGGGAAG TCACTTGCATCTCGAGTTAGGAAGCGACTCCACTTATCTCGCACAAAAGGAGAGGCAGTCGAGGGATTTAATTTCAGTACCACGGCACTGATAACGAAATATCTTGAG
- the LOC131229563 gene encoding protein CONTINUOUS VASCULAR RING 1-like isoform X2, with the protein MAFSKVIRSWTSKKFVSGCVILFPLAVTFYITWWFICFVDGFFSPIYAHLGINVFGLGFLTSITFIFLVGVFMSSWLGASVLGLGELFIKKMPLICHIYAAFKQISAAISPDETSQAFKEVAIIRHPRIGEYAFGFITSNVIIQRNASEEELCCVYIPTNHLYIGDIFLINPKDIIRPNLSVREGLEIVISGGMSVPQILSTVDVRSVLGDRGRVVKSPKFPGAID; encoded by the exons ATG GCATTTTCTAAAGTAATTCGGAGCTGGACCTCAAAAAAGTTCGTTTCTGGATG TGTCATTCTGTTTCCTCTAGCCGTAACATTTTACATCACCTGgtggttcatttgttttgtggaCGGCTTCTTTTCCCCAATCTATGCTCATCTTGGGATCAATGTATTTG GTCTAGGATTCCTCACTTCAATTACCTTCATCTTCTTGGTGGGTGTGTTCATGTCGTCGTGGTTGGGAGCTTCTGTTCTTGGTCTCGGAGAATTGTTTATTAAGAAAATGCCACTCATATGTCATATCTATGCTGCCTTTAAGCAAATTAGCGCCGCAATATCACCAG ATGAGACTTCTCAAGCCTTCAAGGAAGTGGCCATAATAAGGCATCCACGCATCGGTGAATATGCATTCGGCTTCATCACATCTAATGTAATCATTCAGAGGAATGCCAGTGAAGAGGAGCTTTGCTGTGTTTATATACCCACCAACCACCTCTACATCGGAGACATCTTTCTCATCAATCCAAAGGATATTATCAGGCCAAACTTGTCTGTTCGAGAAGGGCTTG AAATAGTTATTTCGGGGGGCATGTCAGTACCCCAAATCTTGTCTACGGTGGACGTACGGTCAGTTTTAGGAGACCGTGGAAGAGTTGTTAAGAGTCCAAAATTCCCTGGTGCAATAGACTAA